From Malaya genurostris strain Urasoe2022 chromosome 2, Malgen_1.1, whole genome shotgun sequence:
ctgtaaacgacatttccttcaaacTCAAATATCTAAAAGTGCTTACATATgctgacgacatgaaactcatcATGGAAATTAGAAACATCAACGACGCTGCAATAttccgaaatcaatctattccacgtaGTGCAGCAAAAGTCTACTCAAGCTCAATGCAAAAAATGTAACTCTATAACAttcagttggaaaaatggaactCTATCTATAGACATAGACATAGAcatagactccaagctcacttttgtggaacactacagtaccataatcaataaagcaaatagtatgcTGGACTTTATTGAACGTTTCAGTAATAACTTGAAGGACCCatatacaattaaattattatatagtacataccttatgatcaaaaaagaaccggaattttattaaaaacgtgattaatccacctagcagtgagatgataccttttttttatcaatccgcatgtgtttttttttgcatggatattcttaggtgttttagttctcatgacgttattttaattatcgtcgtttcaaacggcaaattgagattttaatcactcattaccctgtaatttcgaatctgcaaatcgtatagaatttcaatcttaacgtgtgacaatcgattgaacattccatgagatgtcgaagtaagttccactttagagttttttgtcattatttatggtacttccagagctggtattcaggaactagcataacccaaaatgattcgaatggccatgaattaatacgccaaacaatttacatcttctatatcggtatgaatttaaaaaattcatcatctgtaattccagaatcggataaaattcaccaattttgtatgggaccttaaggtgaaatgtagcgtcataaaatgcgcgcaaaattttatccgcttcagttgaacgaaccgtcgcacaaagcataccaagaaaaacggacacatagaaacaagaacttttttcaatgattgagcgcagtgggtttacctctcgttatattggcttgtaaaaaagattgaacgtaatggattttgaatccttcacactttgaatatatgctaatacaatcgttattgttagtgattactcttacattagagctataaatcatgagtaattatgaatgactaacatgaggttatatgtatatgtattaaccAACTtgataaccatgtatatgcctgttgtttatcaacgtttatcacattgtttataTCACAATAATACTtgatttgtatttcattcagtagcttgtcaatgatgaagttatagttttgctataaaaattgctacaatctaaaataatacctgttatacgatatcacacagccaagttttattgcttcagcaacatcaatgcattgaactcaacagaattggacattattagcattataaatgacagttacttagaaaataaacaatttcttacaatacccattttattgtattcaactcgtttttatttcaacacaaaacccaatgctgcataaattcgcttcataattttacatgtaatttttgctcacgatatgatgccaccgtgcccaccgtgcatttctcacaccacctcaatacgaaacagcagcgtgcaagcaataaaaaaaatgcggaaaagtttatataaactttttcaaatttcggttgttttagctaaaattttataattttgagttgcattttcagattctttgtgaaattctgctacaaacactacttttcagctctaaaatcatccccgtggaacggaacagttaccgtttatacacttcaaaaaccaattacggctcggcaaagcaaaatttcaaaattctaagaatacttagttatgataaatttgatttcgaaaacttaagtgtttttggtttttcgaaaatcggtctagttttcgaataattgatcaaaaacgcgattttcgcattccgctacatttcaccttaagtcctttaatttgaatttttgtttttgaagttcgatttggcctttttgaaaaaatgattaaactttgagaaactattcgaaactggatccggagttctaagatcggtgtagccgaaatcagataaattcacctgaggagtgtgtagacatctttgagaaattgtagtgcgaattaaaatttaggggtacattccgaataccgcttaaactgaaataaatttatttggtaatcgactatccaaatttgcaaacccgataaacctgattaatttatgtgaaatggacatttttatactaatcatcctgtatctcctaaaccagaaatcggatctgactaatttttataggattttaagacctctcatttgaatcatagatgattcttagatttcatttgaatcttagatcggttcagccatctacgagaaaaatgaattgcattattttaatttcgtttcacatgtcatcctgtggttccgaaatcagaagtcggatccaaatttggaagtatactagttttcatatgaatctgagtttgtagaaaacggtttagccatctccgaaaaaattgagtgaaattatttgtcacacacgcatttgctgatctcgacgaactgagtcgtatggtatatggaagttatgttcttccagcttctattgctgtaagtagtttaaatcaatataattatggaattactttcaactcgaaaatgctgatatcatctggtttataaatgccatattcgaacgattatgttgccaaaaacgaaccgtgctaaaatcggtccaaggtaaattgtcatgaaaaaggatgctgtacacagtcttttcggtacttagaaacaattgtatgtcacagtataaaaatcgtgttttccgttgctcccaagcatttctttgtcatacagtgctcaaaacttctacttctggaataaggggaaaagtcgtttacacaaaaatattgatatctccgttaaaaatggacggattttaacaaactatggcttgttggatagctattaccgtgcggaatctaagtctaaaaacatattctgttttcaaggtcaattgtgacagatactgtcaaaaaattttgacataaaactccgtataactcaaaaagtaaacatcctatctcaaaaccattcaatagcgttttgggtgacggggagacctttcatttgcgactagtttgatcaaaatcggtccagccatctctgagatctcgacctcttagttgacaacacacatacagacacacacatacacacacagacagacatttgctcagttcgtcgagctgaatcgattggtatataacattcggccctccgggcctcggaaaatttttcgaaagtttgagcgaattctatacctattttttatatatataaaaacgtgattaatccacctagcagtgagatgatacctttttttatcaatccgcatgtgttttttgcatgaatattcttcggtgtttaagttttcattacattattttaatgaccgtcgttttaagcgacaaattgagattgtaatcactcattactctgtaatgtcgaaactgcaaatacaatcgaatttaaatctagaagtgtgataatcgattaaacatgccatgatatgtaagttccactttagagtttacggtaattaatttattaatttatttaatttatttatttattccatttattcatctgacaatataaTAAGTCCTAATGAATATatcagtcaagttataaaatattcGATCGTAACACTTTCTGAATAAACTTATGTGTCGGTTCATTAAAATCGAAAAGATTTTCAACAGTGGAAAATGTTCTTATACATGTAGTTATCGGCTCATGGAatccgaacgtcgttcgatgataTCTCGGTTGAAATAGGCTAGTAGAACGCAGCAATCGTTGCGTGGCACGGAAATCAAGTAGAGACAAAAGTTGCGGTGAGTCGATATCGCCATTGATTAGTTTTGCCACAAACACAGCTTGTTGAATTTTCCTGCGCCGTTCCAATGAATCAAGACCTATCAGACGACAGCGATCGGGGTACGGTGGAAGGTCAAGCGGGTTTTGCCAGGGAAGATTTCTTAGAGCCAGTCGgacaaatcttttctgaacacgttcaatccgtaagttccaaacAATCTGATACGGGCTCCAAACTAAACTAGCATTCTCAAGTAGCGGTCGAACCAATGAacagtataatgccttcaagcaaTGGGGATCTTTGAAGTCACGTCCGATTTTGGCAATAAAACCCAGTTGCCGTGTTGCTTTTGAAATCAAAGATGAGCGATGTAGgttgaatgtaagtttggcatccaacaaaacaccaaggtcgttaacatgatcaactctttggagcgtttgtccatcaatttgataatcaaaatgcaatggattctgtattcggtggaacgttatgaTCTGACATTTCGCAGTACTGATAATCAGCCAGTTTCTTTTGCACCAAGCAACAAATGTATCGAGGAGCTGTTGGAGCCGGACACAGTCGTCAATAGATCGAATTACATggtacaatttcaaatcatcagcgTAAACTAATCTGCAGCCGTTACTGAGCAGCAAAATAGcatcattgaaaaacaaagagaacagaagcggacccatattgctgccttgaggtactcctgacACATTCGTAAACTGAGATGAAACGCTCGagcccaattttattcgtaaaacTCTACCACACAAGTAAGAGTATAACCAATCAATGAACTTTTGAGTTCCACCTAATCGCGACATCTTTCGAAGGAGTATTCGGTGGTCTATTCGGTCAAACGCTGCTTTTAGATCCGTGTATACCGCATCGATTTGTACCTTTTCCTCCATACGCGAAATGCAGGTCGAAGTGAAATCTAATAAATTTGTGCTGACCGAGCGTCcaggcataaacccatgttgttcAGTTGAGATATAATGTTTAGTGCGAAAGAGCATCTCATTGcttacaattatttcaaaaagctttgaaGCAGCAGATAAACTTGTTATGCCTCGATAGTTTCTTACATTACGACGGTCACCACTCTTGAATACAGGGAACATGAAGGATTGCTTCCAAATCTCAGGAAAAATGCCTTGCTCGAAGgatttgttgaaaataatgCACAGAGGCTCAGCTAAAGCAGCAGTACAATTAGTGTAAACTGCAGCGGGTATTCCATCAGGTCCGGCTGAATATGATTTTTTCAGTTTCTTCGCAGCGGCAAGAATCATTTCAGGAGTAATTATAAACGTATCCATACGCACTAAATTTTCAGGAACGTCCATAGCAGCGACATCAGCTTCGGCGTCGGAAGCAGTATTTCCAGCAAATACCGAAGCGAAAAATGTTGCGAACAGCTCGCACGAATCCACCGTTGAGTTAGACTCCACGCCGTCGAGACAAACATTTGGAGGAATGGATGAACATTTTCGCTTTGAGTTGACAAATGTCCAGAACTTCTTGGGATTCCGTCGAAGGTCAGTTTGAACTCGCATGACGTAATCTTTGTATAGCCGCGCGTTCAATTTACGATAACTTTCACTGGAGTGTTTGAACATTCTTTGTGTCTCAGCATTATGAAAACGACGATGTTTGCGTTGCCAGGCATTGCGATCCCGCTTGAGTTTACGTAGGTACGCTGTAGTCCAAGGAGTAGCAATGGGTCGTTTTGCTAATGGAAGATTAGAACTGAgccattgaaacaaaatatcacAGAATAGCGAAGACATCTCATTCACATTATCGATTTCATACAAAACAGACCAATTAACATCCTGCAAATATGCTTGAAAGgcagtaaaatcaatttttcggtAGTTCAATGGCATTGATTCGACAATAAGCTGGGTATCACATGAAACGCTTTCACAATCAACGGGCAATGAAACAGCTAAAGGCGGATGGTGAAGGTCTACGGGTAGTAGTGGGGCAACAcaacgatcaactaccaattggcTCTCTAACGAACAAAATATCAGATCGAGCGTTCGTCCGAGATGATTCTTATGGCGATTCCTTTgatataaattcaaataatcCATACCATCTATCAGTGTCGTACTGGCAACGGGTAGAAGAGAAGGAGATTGTGTTACGTTTGATCCATGACCCCACGTTATCCGTGGCTGGTTGAAATCACCGCACACAAAAACAATATCACTTGCGGAACTTTTGCTGCACAGCTCCGAAACAGTAGAAATGTGCTCATCGATCACACCAACTTGCTGGCTTTTATCGGGAGGGATATACACACCACACAGAAATATCTTTCGGTCCCGCACGgtagcacatacacacacttgtTCGAGGCAACGACCATTCACCGTTTGTACAACAGAGCTGGCATATTTTTGAGAAACAGCAACTAAAACACCGCCAAACTTTGATTTGACACTGTTTGCTAAGCTGCGGTCGCAGCGGAAAACGTTGAATgcatttccaaataactgttggGAATTGATCCGATCGTCGAGCCCGGTTTCAGTAAGAATGATGATATCGTAGTTGCAGTCACACACTGCCAGGAAAAGCTCGTCGATTTTGGTCCTTAAACCACGAACGTTCTGGTAGTATACCCatattttatattcatttcgTTCATCACTCTGCAACACGGgattttaaggtacttccagagccggtattcaggaaccagcataacccaaaccgattcgtatggccatatgcgaataaattacagttttgagtacaactttgaagcttaattggataaattttaatttttttaattaattttaatttaattttaattaatttttgtatgtatgtataaaactaattaattttgtatataagtttaattcaatttgaatttttgtttctgaaatttgattaggcttttttgagaaaacgattgagctttgagaaacgattttatactggaaccggaattctaaaatcggtatggccgaagtcagataaattcacctgaatagctgtatagtttacatttgtttcaaaatatttgaaaatcagtgaagacatctttttttttatttactatccaaatctgctaacccgataaacctgattaatttatgtagaatagacatttttatactaatcaccctgtatatccgaaaccggaagttggatctgactgaagagcaagatgttttaaagaatcttgaaacttttcatttgcatcatagatgattcttagatttcatttgaatcttagatcagttcagccatctacgagaagaatgagttacacaattttgatttcgtttcatatatcatcctgtagttccggaaccagaggtcggaaccaaacataattcaggaactttgtttgggagcatacgaattttcgtatgaatctgaatttgtagaaaagaaattttcagagaaaattgagtgaaattatttgtcacccacgcatttgctgatctcgacgaactgattcgaatggtaaatggatgttatgtttttccagcattcattgctgtaagtagtttaaaacaatataattaaaaaaaaatctgccatcatctggtttatatatgtcatattcgaacgattatgttgccaaaaacgagccgtgctaaaatcggtccgaggtaaattgtcatgaaaaaggatgctgtacacagtctttttggtacttaaaaacaattgcatgtaacagaataaaaaatcgtgttttccgttgctcccaagcattgctttgtcatacagcgctcaaaactcctactgctggaatagggggaaaagtcgtttacacaaaaatttcgatatctcggttaaaaatggacggattttaacaatctatggcttgttgaataggtattatcgtgcggaatctaagtctgaaaacatattctgttttcaaggtcaattgtgacagatactgtcaaaaaactgaaaattttgacataaaacttcgaataactcaaaaagtaaacatctgatcttaaaaccattcaatagcgttttgggtgacggggagacctttcatttgcgactagtttgatcaaaatcggtccagccatctctgagatctcgacctcttagttgacaatacacatacagacacacacacatacacacacacagacatttgctcagttcgtcgagctgaatcgattggtatatgtcattcggccctccgggcctcggaaaaattttcgaaagtttgagcgaattctatacctattttttatataaataaaaaaaggtaaaaacgcaaa
This genomic window contains:
- the LOC131429231 gene encoding uncharacterized protein LOC131429231: MTIGAIAEKKLFHFVFPLAGTLEENYWLAGWLQSDERNEYKIWVYYQNVRGLRTKIDELFLAVCDCNYDIIILTETGLDDRINSQQLFGNAFNVFRCDRSLANSVKSKFGGVLVAVSQKYASSVVQTVNGRCLEQVCVCATVRDRKIFLCGVYIPPDKSQQVGVIDEHISTVSELCSKSSASDIVFVCGDFNQPRITWGHGSNVTQSPSLLPVASTTLIDGMDYLNLYQRNRHKNHLGRTLDLIFCSLESQLVVDRCVAPLLPVDLHHPPLAVSLPVDCESVSCDTQLIVESMPLNYRKIDFTAFQAYLQDVNWSVLYEIDNVNEMSSLFCDILFQWLSSNLPLAKRPIATPWTTAYLRKLKRDRNAWQRKHRRFHNAETQRMFKHSSESYRKLNARLYKDYVMRVQTDLRRNPKKFWTFVNSKRKCSSIPPNVCLDGVESNSTVDSCELFATFFASVFAGNTASDAEADVAAMDVPENLVRMDTFIITPEMILAAAKKLKKSYSAGPDGIPAAVYTNCTAALAEPLCIIFNKSFEQGIFPEIWKQSFMFPVFKSGDRRNYPIRSKVGGHLLHSLSVSQSFVITLPPSSRATELNLLTHVCLLGGTDAGLWSHARDITSCL